In a single window of the Melioribacteraceae bacterium genome:
- a CDS encoding isocitrate/isopropylmalate dehydrogenase family protein — protein sequence MRTIVALPGDGIGKVVLPESIRLLDAAGFKANYIYGDIGWDFWCKEGNALPQRTVDLISEHKIALFGAITSKPKDAADQELEPELRGKGFVYFSPIVSLRQIFNLDICIRPCISFKGNPLNFIRKGGGNLIEEPEVNAVIFRQNTEGLYAGVEWTNPPKNVRDAFETHSKMKSFANVPSEEMAISTRIVTKKASERIIRAAFEYANKFGYKNLTLCEKPNVLRETSGMMFKIAKQIAKEYPHISLWDTNIDAQMMWLTKNPEDYGVIVAENMFGDIISDGFAGLIGGLGFACSANLGDEYAVFEPTHGSAPKYEKLNPSIVNPIAMFMSAVMMLEHIGEYEIALKIRKAITSVIEEGKIRSYDMMKLRGGADVFEKGACTTQQMTDAIIARLN from the coding sequence ATGAGAACTATAGTTGCATTACCGGGTGACGGTATTGGAAAAGTAGTATTGCCGGAATCAATAAGATTACTTGATGCCGCTGGCTTTAAGGCTAATTACATTTATGGCGATATTGGCTGGGACTTTTGGTGCAAAGAAGGTAACGCGCTGCCGCAAAGAACTGTCGATTTAATTTCGGAGCATAAGATTGCATTATTTGGAGCAATTACATCAAAACCTAAAGATGCCGCTGATCAAGAACTTGAGCCCGAATTAAGAGGAAAAGGATTTGTTTATTTTTCACCTATTGTTAGTTTACGACAAATATTTAATCTCGACATATGTATTCGTCCTTGCATTTCATTTAAAGGCAATCCACTCAATTTTATTAGAAAAGGAGGCGGTAATTTAATTGAGGAACCGGAAGTAAATGCTGTAATTTTTAGGCAGAATACTGAAGGATTGTATGCGGGTGTAGAATGGACGAATCCTCCTAAAAATGTTCGTGATGCTTTTGAAACACATTCAAAAATGAAATCATTCGCTAATGTTCCAAGTGAAGAGATGGCAATTTCTACTAGAATCGTCACTAAAAAAGCAAGTGAGAGAATAATTCGTGCCGCTTTTGAGTATGCAAATAAATTTGGCTATAAAAATCTAACTTTATGCGAGAAACCAAATGTGTTGAGAGAAACTTCCGGTATGATGTTTAAAATTGCAAAACAAATCGCTAAAGAATATCCACATATTTCATTGTGGGATACGAATATTGATGCACAAATGATGTGGCTTACTAAAAATCCAGAAGATTATGGAGTGATTGTTGCCGAGAATATGTTCGGAGATATTATTAGTGATGGATTTGCCGGATTGATTGGAGGATTGGGATTTGCGTGCAGTGCAAATCTTGGAGATGAATATGCTGTATTTGAACCGACACATGGCAGCGCTCCAAAATATGAAAAATTAAATCCTTCAATTGTTAACCCAATCGCAATGTTTATGAGTGCAGTAATGATGCTTGAGCATATTGGAGAATACGAAATTGCGCTTAAAATTAGAAAAGCAATTACCTCGGTAATTGAGGAGGGAAAAATTAGAAGTTACGATATGATGAAATTGCGAGGAGGCGCTGATGTTTTCGAGAAAGGTGCATGCACTACTCAGCAAATGACCGATGCAATAATTGCTAGATTGAATTAG
- a CDS encoding helix-hairpin-helix domain-containing protein yields MISKFLTAVILIIFLQIDLIGQSDTTNIYNLFDNFLEELIMDNEINDYYDQLEYLIQNPIRLNEASINELLAIPFLTRQEATAIIRHRNLLGGIYESSQLVNIAGVSNELIIKILPFFQLGKYNESSPFSSIGKYFSNIKLSLRTRIQQDMQTERGFRNGAYSGSKLKVINRLIINKGNNLRLGLLTEKDAGESSLTDLALFNLSMKGTDNTYTFVIGDYITEFGQGLAIWNRYGVSKGSEAVNVLPRKAQRVKTFLSAEENLFMRGIAGTIKLCNFSFTSFFSFKYLDANIDTFSNQITSFPLDGMHRTNSELSKKDMVKETIFGIATEYEFDDWGSIGFLFYKTNFNLPYQNPKTQSHPQKSFPIFSWCYNTNYGTFSFTGETSLANSSVASINNFEFAASKNFKLMFSIRNYATEYKSFRSSGFGEADNTSNEIGFYSGFRYHSSVGTFDFYYDQYKFPVADSKYNFSTKGNDFLLHYTYKPSRSIELRLRYKNEIKEDIKPIVYIYTVSTKKYESLRGEILFKSEKSFQLRTRGEFVTTIETNKRETGFLIYQDIKLIPVKNLDLNARIIFFKTDSYNTRVYQFENDLAGVLSNPPLYGEGIRWYIYFGYKTVFGISFSVKYSELKKPNNKEFGSGNSQFPGDLDNRLSFQIDYNF; encoded by the coding sequence ATGATTAGCAAATTTTTAACCGCAGTCATCTTAATAATATTTCTGCAGATCGATTTGATCGGTCAGAGCGACACTACCAATATTTATAATCTCTTCGACAATTTTTTAGAAGAATTGATTATGGATAATGAGATAAATGATTATTATGATCAACTTGAATACTTGATTCAGAACCCGATAAGATTAAATGAGGCATCTATAAATGAACTTCTCGCAATTCCTTTTTTAACACGACAAGAAGCAACAGCTATCATCCGCCACAGAAACTTGCTTGGCGGAATATATGAATCATCACAATTAGTAAATATTGCTGGGGTGAGTAACGAATTAATTATTAAGATATTACCCTTTTTTCAACTCGGTAAATATAATGAGTCATCCCCTTTTAGTTCTATTGGGAAATATTTCTCTAACATTAAATTATCCCTCAGAACAAGAATACAACAAGATATGCAAACAGAAAGAGGATTCCGAAATGGCGCCTACTCAGGAAGTAAATTAAAAGTTATTAACCGTTTGATCATTAATAAGGGAAATAATTTGAGATTAGGGCTACTAACTGAGAAAGATGCCGGAGAAAGTTCTCTCACTGATCTAGCTTTATTTAACCTATCGATGAAGGGTACAGATAATACTTATACTTTTGTGATTGGGGATTATATAACTGAATTTGGTCAAGGGCTGGCGATATGGAATAGATATGGAGTTTCAAAAGGAAGCGAAGCCGTAAATGTTTTGCCTAGAAAAGCTCAAAGAGTAAAAACATTTTTAAGTGCTGAAGAAAATTTATTTATGAGAGGAATCGCGGGTACAATAAAATTATGCAATTTCTCATTCACATCTTTCTTTTCATTTAAATATCTTGACGCAAATATTGATACCTTTTCAAATCAGATAACCTCCTTTCCATTAGATGGCATGCATCGCACTAATTCAGAATTAAGTAAAAAAGATATGGTTAAAGAAACAATATTTGGAATAGCAACAGAGTATGAATTTGATGATTGGGGCTCAATTGGTTTTTTATTTTACAAAACCAATTTCAACCTTCCATATCAAAATCCTAAGACACAATCGCACCCACAAAAAAGTTTTCCAATTTTCTCATGGTGCTATAATACGAATTATGGAACTTTTAGTTTTACAGGCGAAACCAGTCTTGCCAATTCATCCGTTGCATCAATAAATAATTTTGAGTTTGCAGCTTCAAAAAATTTTAAGCTAATGTTTTCCATTAGAAATTATGCAACCGAGTATAAAAGTTTTCGATCCTCTGGTTTTGGTGAAGCCGACAATACTAGTAATGAAATTGGATTCTATTCCGGTTTCCGTTATCATTCATCAGTTGGGACATTTGATTTTTATTATGATCAATATAAATTTCCTGTAGCTGATAGCAAATACAATTTCAGCACAAAGGGAAATGATTTCCTATTGCACTATACATATAAACCCTCCCGTTCAATTGAACTTAGGCTAAGGTATAAAAATGAGATTAAAGAGGATATTAAACCAATAGTGTATATCTATACTGTTAGTACAAAGAAATATGAGAGTCTGCGAGGTGAAATATTATTCAAGTCAGAAAAATCATTTCAACTAAGAACTCGAGGTGAATTTGTAACAACAATTGAAACGAATAAGAGAGAAACCGGATTTTTAATCTATCAGGATATTAAGCTGATCCCCGTTAAAAACTTAGATTTAAATGCGCGAATAATTTTTTTTAAAACCGATTCCTATAATACAAGAGTATATCAATTTGAAAATGATTTAGCGGGCGTTCTTTCCAATCCACCATTATACGGAGAAGGAATAAGATGGTACATTTATTTTGGTTACAAAACAGTCTTTGGAATTTCCTTTTCAGTAAAGTACTCTGAATTAAAAAAACCAAATAACAAAGAATTTGGGAGTGGCAATTCTCAGTTCCCCGGTGATTTGGATAACCGATTAAGTTTTCAAATCGATTATAATTTCTGA